One part of the Arabidopsis thaliana chromosome 1 sequence genome encodes these proteins:
- the IRX9-L gene encoding Nucleotide-diphospho-sugar transferases superfamily protein (IRREGULAR XYLEM 9-LIKE (IRX9-L); CONTAINS InterPro DOMAIN/s: Glycosyl transferase, family 43 (InterPro:IPR005027); BEST Arabidopsis thaliana protein match is: Nucleotide-diphospho-sugar transferases superfamily protein (TAIR:AT2G37090.1); Has 35333 Blast hits to 34131 proteins in 2444 species: Archae - 798; Bacteria - 22429; Metazoa - 974; Fungi - 991; Plants - 531; Viruses - 0; Other Eukaryotes - 9610 (source: NCBI BLink).), translating into MASIRRTLSPMYHDRSHENGGSHKGFTIGGSSSKHNSSQFLSYLTKLLGVTSDPKSSRRGPWRRPFYQFLVFFLLGFVLGLTPFGKMEDVNGSDRFSFEIKQPYVEERLENRKREEAAVDAVSFVAETENGKKEVNFVPKKLLIVVTPTYNRAMQAYYLNRVAQTLRLVESPVLWIVVEGNVASFETSEILRKTGVMYRHLVCKRNMTSIKDRGVHQRNTALEHIELHKLDGIVYFADDDNIYSLELFQSLRQISRFGTWPVAMLAQSKNKAILEGPVCNGSQVIGWHTNEKSKRLRRFHVDMSGFAFNSTILWDPKRWRRPFSHPTRQLDTVKEGFQETSFIEQVVADESEMEGVPPACSSILNWHLHLDALDVPYPQGWAIQKNLQALITMK; encoded by the exons ATGGCGTCAATCCGGCGAACTCTCTCGCCGATGTATCACGATCGTTCTCACGAGAATGGAGGTTCACACAAAGGTTTCACCATTGGTGGTAGTAGCAGCAAACACAATTCTTCGCAATTTCTTTCGTATCTCACCAAGCTCCTCGGAGTAACGTCTGATCCTAAAAGCTCGCGTAGAGGTCCATGGAGGCGACCGTTTTACCAGTTTctcgtcttctttcttcttggattTGTATTAGGTTTGACACCTTTCGGAAAAATGGAAGATGTAAACGGTTCCGATCGATTCTCCTTCGAGATCAAACAGCCCTACGTTGAAGAACGGTTGGAAAATAGGAAACGGGAAGAAGCAGCTGTAGATGCGGTGAGTTTCGTGGCGGAGACTGAAAATGGGAAGAAGGAGGTCAATTTTGTGCCGAAGAAGCTTCTAATTGTGGTCACACCAACGTATAATAGAGCGATGCAGGCGTATTACTTGAACAGGGTTGCTCAAACGCTGAGACTAGTTGAGTCGCCTGTGCTGTGGATAGTGGTGGAGGGTAACGTGGCGTCGTTTGAAACCTCAGAGATTCTGAGGAAGACGGGAGTGATGTACAGGCACTTGGTTTGCAAGAGGAACATGACGAGTATCAAGGATAGAGGAGTGCATCAGAGAAACACTGCATTGGAACATATTGAGTTGCATAAGCTTGATGGAATTGTCTACTTTGCTGATGATGACAATATCTACTCGCTTGAGCTCTTTCAAAGCTTGAGACAAATCAG CCGATTTGGGACTTGGCCTGTTGCTATGCTCgcacaaagcaaaaacaaggCCATCCTTGAAGGTCCAGTATGCAATGGAAGTCAAGTAATAGGATGGCACACTAATGAAAAGAGTAAAAGACTAAGGAGGTTCCATGTTGATATGTCGGGATTTGCTTTTAACAGCACTATACTCTGGGACCCTAAAAGGTGGCGACGTCCCTTTTCACATCCAACCCGCCAACTAGACACAGTGAAGGAGGGTTTCCAG GAGACATCATTTATAGAGCAGGTGGTGGCTGATGAAAGCGAGATGGAAGGTGTTCCACCAGCTTGCTCGAGTATACTGAACTGGCATCTTCACTTGGATGCCCTGGATGTCCCTTATCCACAAGGGTGGGCGATCCAAAAGAATCTGCAGGCTCTCATAACTATGAAATAG
- the CYCT1;3 gene encoding cyclin T 1;3, with product MGEEHPRKRSRQHFEAEARNVSLFESPQCETSKWYFSREEIERFSPSRKDGIDLVKESFLRSSYCTFLQRLGMKLHVSQVTISCAMVMCHRFYMRQSHAKNDWQTIATSSLFLACKAEDEPCQLSSVVVASYEIIYEWDPSASIRIHQTECYHEFKEIILSGESLLLSTSAFHLDIELPYKPLAAALNRLNAWPDLATAAWNFVHDWIRTTLCLQYKPHVIATATVHLAATFQNAKVGSRRDWWLEFGVTTKLLKALGICGTVAPAHVRFLPCAHIEFGIR from the exons ATGGGAGAGGAGCATCCGAGAAAGCGGTCTAGACAACATTTTGAAGCGGAGGCGAGAAACGTATCGTTGTTTGAATCCCCTCAATGCGAAACCTCCAAGTGGTATTTCAGCAGGGAAGAGATTGAGCGTTTCTCTCCATCCAGAAAAGATGGGATTGATCTTGTGAAGGAGTCGTTTTTACGGTCTTCGTATTGCACCTTCCTGCAAAGACTTGGCATGAAGCTTCATGT GTCCCAGGTTACAATATCATGTGCAATGGTGATGTGCCACAGGTTTTACATGCGCCAATCTCATGCAAAAAATGACTGGCAG ACAATAGCGACTTCCAGTCTGTTCCTCGCTTGCAAAGCTGAAGATGAGCCATGTCAACTGTCCAGTGTCGTTGTAGCGTCTTATGAAATAATTTATGAGTGGGATCCTTCTGCCTCAATTAGAATCCATCAAACT GAGTGTTATCATgaatttaaagaaattattttgtcCGGGGAAAGTCTTCTGCTGAGCACAAGTGCTTTCCATTTAGACATTGAACTTCCCTACAAACCTCTGGCTGCGGCTTTGAATAGACTGAACGCTTGGCCTGACCTTGCAACAGCTGCATGGAATTTTGTGCATGACTG GATTCGAACCACACTATGCTTGCAGTACAAACCCCATGTTATTGCAACAGCCACTGTGCACCTAGCTGCTACGTTTCAGAATGCGAAAGTAGGCAGCAGGAGAGATTGGTGGTTGGAGTTTGGAGTTACAACTAAGCTATTAAAAG CGCTAGGAATATGTGGTACTGTAGCTCCAGCTCATGTTAGGTTCTTACCCTGTGCACATATTGAGTTTGGAATTAGGTAG
- a CDS encoding HXXXD-type acyl-transferase family protein (HXXXD-type acyl-transferase family protein; FUNCTIONS IN: transferase activity, transferring acyl groups other than amino-acyl groups, transferase activity; INVOLVED IN: biological_process unknown; LOCATED IN: cellular_component unknown; EXPRESSED IN: synergid, pollen tube; CONTAINS InterPro DOMAIN/s: Transferase (InterPro:IPR003480); BEST Arabidopsis thaliana protein match is: HXXXD-type acyl-transferase family protein (TAIR:AT2G40230.1); Has 2626 Blast hits to 2616 proteins in 147 species: Archae - 0; Bacteria - 2; Metazoa - 0; Fungi - 66; Plants - 2554; Viruses - 0; Other Eukaryotes - 4 (source: NCBI BLink).), producing MQELPDCLYEENQPTLITPLSPTPNHSLYLSNLDDHHFLRFSIKYLYLFQKSISPLTLKDSLSRVLVDYYPFAGRIRVSDEGSKLEVDCNGEGAVFAEAFMDITCQDFVQLSPKPNKSWRKLLFKVQAQSFLDIPPLVIQVTYLRCGGMILCTAINHCLCDGIGTSQFLHAWAHATTSQAHLPTRPFHSRHVLDPRNPPRVTHSHPGFTRTTTVDKSSTFDISKYLQSQPLAPATLTFNQSHLLRLKKTCAPSLKCTTFEALAANTWRSWAQSLDLPMTMLVKLLFSVNMRKRLTPELPQGYYGNGFVLACAESKVQDLVNGNIYHAVKSIQEAKSRITDEYVRSTIDLLEDKTVKTDVSCSLVISQWAKLGLEELDLGGGKPMYMGPLTSDIYCLFLPVASDNDAIRVQMSLPEEVVKRLEYCMVKFLDGKDNEDENSRAC from the exons ATGCAAGAACTGCCGGATTGTTTGTACGAGGAAAACCAACCAACCTTAATAACTCCTTTATCTCCCACACCAAATCACTCTCTCTACCTTTCAAACCTCGACGACCATCATTTTCTCAGATTCTCTATCAAGTACCTTTACCTTTTCCAAAAATCTATATCCCCTCTCACCCTGAAAGATTCGCTCTCTAGGGTTCTAGTTGATTACTACCCTTTCGCGGGTCGGATAAGAGTCTCCGATGAAGGGAGCAAGCTCGAGGTAGACTGTAATGGAGAAGGCGCAGTTTTCGCAGAAGCTTTCATGGATATAACTTGTCAAGATTTTGTTCAACTTTCTCCCAAACCAAACAAGTCTTGGAGGAAGCTCTTGTTCAAGGTTCAAGCTCAGAGTTTCTTGGATATTCCTCCTCTTGTCATACAG GTGACGTATCTCCGTTGTGGGGGTATGATCCTCTGCACCGCGATCAATCATTGCCTCTGCGACGGCATTGGCACATCGCAGTTCCTACATGCATGGGCCCATGCGACCACTAGCCAAGCTCATCTTCCGACCCGACCATTCCACTCCCGTCACGTATTAGATCCGCGAAACCCTCCACGTGTCACACACTCACATCCCGGTTTCACCCGAACCACCACCGTAGACAAAAGCTCCACCTTCGACATTTCCAAGTATTTACAGTCCCAACCATTGGCTCCTGCCACCTTAACCTTCAACCAATCTCATCTCCTACGCTTAAAGAAAACCTGCGCTCCTTCGCTAAAATGCACCACGTTCGAGGCACTAGCGGCTAACACTTGGCGCTCGTGGGCTCAATCTCTAGATTTACCAATGACCATGCTGGTCAAACTCTTATTCTCAGTCAATATGAGAAAACGACTAACTCCAGAACTTCCCCAAGGGTATTACGGTAATGGATTCGTACTAGCTTGCGCCGAGAGCAAGGTACAAGACCTAGTCAATGGTAATATTTACCACGCTGTAAAATCGATACAAGAGGCAAAATCAAGAATTACCGACGAATATGTAAGATCAACGATAGATTTACTGGAGGATAAAACGGTGAAAACGGACGTCTCGTGCAGTTTGGTCATTTCACAATGGGCGAAATTGGGATTAGAGGAGTTGGACTTGGGAGGAGGAAAGCCAATGTATATGGGTCCTTTGACGAGTGATATCTACTGTTTATTTTTACCCGTGGCGAGCGATAATGATGCCATCAGAGTTCAAATGTCCCTGCCGGAGGAAGTTGTGAAGAGACTAGAGTATTGCATGGTTAAGTTTTTAGACGGAAAAGATAACGAAGATGAGAATTCTCGTGCATGCTAA
- the CYCT1;3 gene encoding cyclin T 1;3 (cyclin T 1;3 (CYCT1;3); CONTAINS InterPro DOMAIN/s: Cyclin-like (InterPro:IPR011028), Transcription regulator cyclin (InterPro:IPR015429), Cyclin-related (InterPro:IPR013763), Cyclin, N-terminal (InterPro:IPR006671), Cyclin (InterPro:IPR006670); BEST Arabidopsis thaliana protein match is: Cyclin family protein (TAIR:AT5G45190.1); Has 1569 Blast hits to 1569 proteins in 224 species: Archae - 0; Bacteria - 0; Metazoa - 847; Fungi - 342; Plants - 269; Viruses - 0; Other Eukaryotes - 111 (source: NCBI BLink).): MGEEHPRKRSRQHFEAEARNVSLFESPQCETSKWYFSREEIERFSPSRKDGIDLVKESFLRSSYCTFLQRLGMKLHVSQVTISCAMVMCHRFYMRQSHAKNDWQTIATSSLFLACKAEDEPCQLSSVVVASYEIIYEWDPSASIRIHQTECYHEFKEIILSGESLLLSTSAFHLDIELPYKPLAAALNRLNAWPDLATAAWNFVHDWIRTTLCLQYKPHVIATATVHLAATFQNAKVGSRRDWWLEFGVTTKLLKEVIQEMCTLIEVDRRRNMPPPPPPPRRELSWAIPAAVKPVHMARAYPFHSYPLQSYRQAGIW, from the exons ATGGGAGAGGAGCATCCGAGAAAGCGGTCTAGACAACATTTTGAAGCGGAGGCGAGAAACGTATCGTTGTTTGAATCCCCTCAATGCGAAACCTCCAAGTGGTATTTCAGCAGGGAAGAGATTGAGCGTTTCTCTCCATCCAGAAAAGATGGGATTGATCTTGTGAAGGAGTCGTTTTTACGGTCTTCGTATTGCACCTTCCTGCAAAGACTTGGCATGAAGCTTCATGT GTCCCAGGTTACAATATCATGTGCAATGGTGATGTGCCACAGGTTTTACATGCGCCAATCTCATGCAAAAAATGACTGGCAG ACAATAGCGACTTCCAGTCTGTTCCTCGCTTGCAAAGCTGAAGATGAGCCATGTCAACTGTCCAGTGTCGTTGTAGCGTCTTATGAAATAATTTATGAGTGGGATCCTTCTGCCTCAATTAGAATCCATCAAACT GAGTGTTATCATgaatttaaagaaattattttgtcCGGGGAAAGTCTTCTGCTGAGCACAAGTGCTTTCCATTTAGACATTGAACTTCCCTACAAACCTCTGGCTGCGGCTTTGAATAGACTGAACGCTTGGCCTGACCTTGCAACAGCTGCATGGAATTTTGTGCATGACTG GATTCGAACCACACTATGCTTGCAGTACAAACCCCATGTTATTGCAACAGCCACTGTGCACCTAGCTGCTACGTTTCAGAATGCGAAAGTAGGCAGCAGGAGAGATTGGTGGTTGGAGTTTGGAGTTACAACTAAGCTATTAAAAG AGGTAATCCAGGAGATGTGCACACTGATAGAAGTGGACAGAAGGAGGAATATgccacctccacctccacctccaagAAGAGAGTTAAGTTGGGCAATACCTGCAGCCGTAAAGCCGGTCCATATGGCTAGAGCTTATCCGTTTCACAGCTACCCTTTGCAGTCCTATAGACAGGCTGGCATCTGGTGA
- a CDS encoding uncharacterized protein (unknown protein; FUNCTIONS IN: molecular_function unknown; INVOLVED IN: biological_process unknown; LOCATED IN: chloroplast; EXPRESSED IN: 11 plant structures; EXPRESSED DURING: LP.04 four leaves visible, 4 anthesis, 4 leaf senescence stage, petal differentiation and expansion stage, D bilateral stage; Has 1 Blast hits to 1 proteins in 1 species: Archae - 0; Bacteria - 0; Metazoa - 0; Fungi - 0; Plants - 1; Viruses - 0; Other Eukaryotes - 0 (source: NCBI BLink).), whose product MLVGASSFKATINQKKIPTNPSPLRMRSGSARNSTKKKKILRSSSSFSRYASEYLGFVHPSRLIRRMETKNSIFITFIYNPSLMTGSWTNYLRSPPMKGLCYFGFLFCKSLQFS is encoded by the exons ATGCTTGTtggagcttcttctttcaaagCAACTATCAACCAGAAGAAGATTCCTACAAACCCTTCTCCACTAAGGATGAGAAGTGGATCCGCGAggaattcaacaaaaaagaagaagatcctaAGAAGCTCTTCGAGCTTTTCAAGGTAT GCTTCAGAGTACCTTGGATTTGTACATCCAAGTCGTTTGATCAGAAGGATGGAGACGAAGAACAGTATATTCAtcacatttatttataatccTTCATTAATGACGGGTTCATGGACGAACTACCTACGAAGCCCTCCAATGAAAGGCTTATGCTactttgggtttttgttttgcaagtctttacaattttcatag
- the CYCT1;3 gene encoding cyclin T 1;3 — MVMCHRFYMRQSHAKNDWQTIATSSLFLACKAEDEPCQLSSVVVASYEIIYEWDPSASIRIHQTECYHEFKEIILSGESLLLSTSAFHLDIELPYKPLAAALNRLNAWPDLATAAWNFVHDWIRTTLCLQYKPHVIATATVHLAATFQNAKVGSRRDWWLEFGVTTKLLKEVIQEMCTLIEVDRRRNMPPPPPPPRRELSWAIPAAVKPVHMARAYPFHSYPLQSYRQAGIW; from the exons ATGGTGATGTGCCACAGGTTTTACATGCGCCAATCTCATGCAAAAAATGACTGGCAG ACAATAGCGACTTCCAGTCTGTTCCTCGCTTGCAAAGCTGAAGATGAGCCATGTCAACTGTCCAGTGTCGTTGTAGCGTCTTATGAAATAATTTATGAGTGGGATCCTTCTGCCTCAATTAGAATCCATCAAACT GAGTGTTATCATgaatttaaagaaattattttgtcCGGGGAAAGTCTTCTGCTGAGCACAAGTGCTTTCCATTTAGACATTGAACTTCCCTACAAACCTCTGGCTGCGGCTTTGAATAGACTGAACGCTTGGCCTGACCTTGCAACAGCTGCATGGAATTTTGTGCATGACTG GATTCGAACCACACTATGCTTGCAGTACAAACCCCATGTTATTGCAACAGCCACTGTGCACCTAGCTGCTACGTTTCAGAATGCGAAAGTAGGCAGCAGGAGAGATTGGTGGTTGGAGTTTGGAGTTACAACTAAGCTATTAAAAG AGGTAATCCAGGAGATGTGCACACTGATAGAAGTGGACAGAAGGAGGAATATgccacctccacctccacctccaagAAGAGAGTTAAGTTGGGCAATACCTGCAGCCGTAAAGCCGGTCCATATGGCTAGAGCTTATCCGTTTCACAGCTACCCTTTGCAGTCCTATAGACAGGCTGGCATCTGGTGA
- a CDS encoding symplekin (CONTAINS InterPro DOMAIN/s: Symplekin tight junction protein C-terminal (InterPro:IPR022075); BEST Arabidopsis thaliana protein match is: HEAT repeat-containing protein (TAIR:AT5G01400.1); Has 593 Blast hits to 297 proteins in 111 species: Archae - 0; Bacteria - 3; Metazoa - 139; Fungi - 49; Plants - 57; Viruses - 0; Other Eukaryotes - 345 (source: NCBI BLink).) — translation MAAPAAATARAQALSLLAAANNHGDLAVKLSSLRQVKEILLSLEPSLSAEIFPYLAELHLSREILVRKSLIEIIEEVGLRMLDHSYVLVSVLLVLSRDEDPTVAKKSISVGTTFFCTILEEMAMQFHHRGKVDRWCGELWTWMVKFKDTVFATALEPGCVGVKVLALKFMETFILLFTPDASDPEKASSEGSRHMFNISWLAGGHPILNPATLMSEANRTFGILVDFIQSANRLPGALTISVISCLAVVARKRPVHYNTVLSVLLEFHPNLETVKGCHAASVQYSIRTAFLGFLRCTFSPIIESRDKLLRAFRAMNAADVADQVLRQVDKLVRNNERAARENWSGKNNQVISHQNSWDLSKKRIMPQGEDDTINGEVAPKRVRHNTNMHLTQQVQTNESLQGPVSINGISSGNHLSDSELTPVEQMVSMIGALLAEGDRGAASLEILISKLHPDMLADIVITSMKHLPSTPPTLASSVATPADIVVSSSTNTVHSPTPPAQLPFDPILPAGSSFSEVPSLSSSVADPRRDPRRDPRRMDPRRLNSSVGPTSLPVGEGKESVPVQKDISTLLSKPVSVSAVTPGATGSVHSTAVELSQNKMMGSSGIRIIDPPECREDLLTVPNECSYPSKEISSLDVPLSPCRDDEGIRETKYSVPDLDMLSVPDFDQHSPSASVPDFDQDPPAASDITAPEESYRELDPVPSYVELTTEQSKTVGKLAIERIIESNRHVFGFDCNKIRMALIARLIARIDAGSDVATILRELISVDHREFKGHDLVLHVLYHLHSMAILDTDESSFYATVYENFLISVARSFLDALPASDKSFSRLFGEAPHLPDSAINLLDELCSTRHDPVGKEVCDSERVTQGLGAVWSLILVRPNERKACLAIALKCSVHSEEEVRAKAIRLVTNKLYHLTYIAEHVEQFATDMLLTAVNSETNLSQTASTAEGIKMEAKSQITLTTESLGSGNSDIPSQQDLQTSREVSVISISEAQRLISLFFALCKKKPSLLRLVFEVYGRAPKMVNQAFHRHIPILIRELGSSYTELLQIISDPPKGSENLLTYVLQILTQELAPSLDLIATVKHLYETKLKDVSILIPLLSSLTKDEVLPIFPPLLNLPPEKFQLALAHILQGSAHTGPALTPAEVLIAIHDIVPEKDGPPLKKITDACSACFEQRTVFTQQVLAKALGQMVDRTPLPLLFMRTVIQAIDAFPTLVDFVMEILSKLVRKQIWRLPKLWPGFLKCVSQTKPHSFPVLLELPVPQLESIMKKFPDLRPSLTAYANQPTIRSSLPNSALSVLGLDNGQDSRSQMHPSDATSSIHGAALT, via the exons GATCATTGAAGAGGTTGGTTTGCGGATGCTGGATCATTCTTATGTTCTAGTGAGTGTCTTACTAGTCTTATCAAGGGACGAGGATCCAACTGTTGCAAAGAAATCTATTTCTGTTGGCACAACTTTCTTTTGCACCATCTTGGAGGAGATGGCAATGCAG TTCCATCACCGTGGGAAAGTTGATCGTTGGTGTGGGGAACTGTGGACATGGATGGTTAAGTTCAAAGATACTGTCTTTGCCACTGCATTGGAG CCTGGTTGTGTAGGGGTGAAAGTTCTTGCTCTAAAGTTTATGGAGACTTTTATTTTACTCTTTACTCCTGATGCATCTGATCCTGAGAAAGCTTCCAGCGAAG GAAGTAGACATATGTTCAATATTTCCTGGCTTGCTGGCGGTCACCCCATTCTGAATCCAGCAACGCTCATGTCTGAAGCAAATAGGACATTTGGCATCTTAGTAGATTTCATACAGTCAGCTAATCGTTTACCGGGTGCATTGACGATATCTGTTATTAGTTG TCTTGCAGTGGTAGCAAGGAAGAGGCCTGTCCACTACAACACTGTCCTCTCTGTTCTGCTGGAGTTTCACCCAAATCTTGAGACGGTTAAGGGGTGCCATGCTGCAAGCGTTCAGTATTCCATTAGAACTGCCTTTCTGGGATTTCTTCGATGTACTTTCTCACCAATAATAGAG tcAAGAGACAAGCTTCTTAGAGCATTTCGAGCAATGAATGCTGCAGATGTTGCTGACCAAGTTCTCCGTCAAGTTGATAAATTGGTCAGAAATAACGAACGTGCTGCACGTGAAAATTGGTCAGGCAAg AATAACCAGGTGATTAGTCATCAAAATTCTTGGGATCTGTCAAAGAAACGAATAATGCCCCAGGGTGAAGATGATACAATCAATGGAGAGGTTGCTCCGAAGCGCGTACGCCATAATACTAACATGCATTTGACCCAGCAAGTTCAAACAAATGAATCCCTACAGGGACCTGTCTCTATCAATGGCATTTCCTCTGGTAACCATCTTTCGGACAGTGAGTTGACTCCAGTGGAACAAATGGTTTCAATGATTGGTGCTTTGCTTGCTGAAGGAGACAGAGGAGCTGCCTCACTTGAAATTCTCATTTCTAAGCTTCATCCAGATATGCTTGCTGATATAGTAATAACAAGCATGAAACACTTGCCTAGTACCCCTCCCACGTTGGCAAGTTCAGTGGCTACTCCAGCAGATATTGTGGTATCTTCTTCTACAAATACCGTGCATTCTCCGACTCCTCCGGCACAACTTCCTTTTGATCCAATCCTTCCTGCTGGGTCATCGTTTTCCGAAGTGCCTAGCTTGAGTAGCTCGGTTGCCGACCCTAGACGCGACCCAAGAAGG GATCCCCGTCGCATGGATCCAAGGCGTTTAAATTCATCTGTGGGACCAACGTCACTCCCTGTAGGTGAGGGTAAAGAATCAGTTCCAGTACAGAAGGACATCTCTACCTTACTGAGTAAGCCAGTCTCAGTTTCTGCTGTCACGCCAGGGGCTACTGGTTCTGTACATTCAACAGCAGTAGAGCTTAGCCAGAATAAGATGATGGGAAGTTCAGGAATCAGAATAATTGATCCGCCTGAATGCAGAGAGGACTTGTTGACTGTTCCCAATGAGTGTTCTTACCCGTCAAAGGAAATATCATCCTTAGATGTTCCACTATCTCCTTGCAGGGATGATGAAGGCATCAGAGAGACAAAGTATTCAGTCCCAGATTTGGATATGTTGTCTGTCCCAGATTTTGATCAACATTCGCCTTCAGCATCAGTCCCAGATTTTGATCAAGATCCCCCTGCAGCATCAGACATTACTGCACCAGAAGAAAGCTATCGAGAGTTGGACCCTGTTCCGTCATATGTTGAACTTACCACAGAGCAAAGCAAAACTGTAGGAAAGTTGGCTATTGAACGGATAATTGAATCAAATAGACATGTCTTTGGGTTTGATTGTAACAAGATACGCATGGCATTGATTGCCCGATTGATTGCTAGA ATCGATGCTGGCAGTGATGTTGCAACCATACTAAGAGAGCTTATTAGTGTGGACCATCGAGAATTCAAG GGGCACGATCTTGTTTTACATGTTCTCTACCATCTGCATTCAATGGCCATTCTGGACACAGATGAATCCTCTTTCTATGCTACtgtttatgaaaattttctcATATCAGTG GCAAGATCATTTCTGGATGCGCTTCCTGCTTCTGACAAGTCTTTTAGTAGACTTTTTGGAGAAGCTCCACATTTACCTGATTCTGCCATAAACCTACTGGATGAACTCTGCTCCACTCGTCATGACCCAGTTGGAAAAGAAGTTTGTGATAGTGAGCGTGTTACCCAAGGGCTTGGTGCTGTTTGGAGCTTAATTTTAGTGCGTCCAAATGAGCGAAAAGCATGCTTAGCTATAGCATTGAAG TGTTCTGTTCATTCTGAAGAAGAGGTCCGCGCAAAAGCCATCCGACTT GTCACGAACAAACTATATCACCTAACATACATAGCAGAGCATGTTGAGCAATTTGCAACAGATATGTTGCTGACTGCTGTAAACTCTGAGACAAATCTCTCACAGACTGCATCAACTGCAGAAGGAATAAAAATGGAG GCAAAAAGCCAGATAACTTTGACAACTGAGTCTCTAGGGTCTGGAAACTCCGACATTCCCTCTCAGCAGGATCTACAAACTTCTCGTGAAGTTTCAGTTATATCAATTTCTGAAGCTCAGAGActgatttctctgttctttgCTTTGTGTAAAAAG AAACCTAGTCTCCTTCGACTTGTCTTTGAAGTTTATGGGAGAGCTCCAAAAATGGTAAACCAG GCTTTTCATCGACATATACCTATCCTAATACGAGAATTAGGTTCATCTTATACGGAACTACTCCAAATAATATCCGACCCTCCTAAGGGAAGTGAAAATTTATTGACATAT GTGTTGCAAATATTGACACAAGAATTGGCACCTTCTTTGGATTTGATTGCTACTGTAAAACATCTATATGAAACAAAGCTAAAG gATGTTTCAATTCTTATTCCATTGCTTTCTTCACTCACTAAAGACGAG GTTTTGCCCATCTTTCCTCCCCTTCTTAATCTTCCGCCTGAAAAGTTTCAACTTGCACTTGCTCATATATTACAG GGTTCTGCTCACACAGGCCCTGCACTTACACCTGCCGAGGTACTGATTGCTATCCACGATATTGTTCCTGAGAAGGATGGGCCACCACTTAAAAAG ataaCAGATGCATGCTCAGCTTGCTTTGAACAACGCACTGTTTTCACGCAGCAAGTCTTAGCAAAGGCCCTCGGTCAGATG GTTGATCGAACTCCTCTGCCTTTACTCTTCATGCGAACGGTTATCCAGGCAATCGATGCTTTTCCAACACTA GTTGATTTTGTAATGGAAATTCTTTCCAAGTTGGTGAGGAAGCAG ATCTGGAGGCTGCCAAAATTGTGGCCTGGCTTCTTAAAATGTGTGTCTCAGACAAAGCCGCATTCTTTCCCTGTTTTATTGGAG TTACCAGTGCCTCAACTTGAAAGTATCATGAAGAAGTTTCCTGATCTAAGACCTTCCCTCACTGCTTATGCGAATCAGCCAACTATCAGATCTTCTCTACCAAA TTCAGCTCTTTCAGTTCTTGGGCTTGACAATGGGCAAGATTCACGTTCACAAATGCACCCTTCAGATGCAACTTCGTCTATTCATGGGGCGGCCTTAACGTGA